The following coding sequences lie in one Spinacia oleracea cultivar Varoflay chromosome 1, BTI_SOV_V1, whole genome shotgun sequence genomic window:
- the LOC110781877 gene encoding GDSL esterase/lipase At2g40250 → MAIKLTTMMTTLTFLLLLTTTIFATTLAATQPVSAVYVFGDSTVDPGNNNYIRTALFRANHQPYGEDFPEKVPTGRFSDGRIAPDYIAKSLGLKDLIPAYLNRSVSDSELLTGVSFASAGSGLDDLTVDFTHALDLTAQMRNFEEAVKRMERYAGQAQTNWTVENAMFLISVGSNDMLINYFDLPTRALTNSPSSYSDFLISRLQSFIQSVYKVGARKLAVAGLPPLGCLPIQVSVGSIFPSLHWLQRVCVDQQNSDAVVYNEKLQSLVNWLQSQYPNARFAYADIYNPLFDMITRPHSYGFQRTLEGCCGTGILESGSLCNTAVLTCPNPATYVFWDSIHPTQAAHNLLANALTDNVIPKLLN, encoded by the exons ATGGCAATAAAACTCACCACCATGATGACAACCCTTACATTCCTCCTACTCCTTACTACCACCATTTTCGCCACAACCTTGGCCGCCACGCAACCAGTCTCCGCCGTTTACGTTTTCGGGGACTCGACGGTGGACCCCGGAAACAACAACTACATCCGAACGGCACTTTTCCGGGCAAACCACCAGCCCTATGGGGAGGACTTCCCTGAAAAAGTACCAACCGGCCGGTTCTCTGATGGTCGTATTGCACCAGATTATATAGCTAAATCTCTCGGTTTAAAAGACCTTATCCCGGCTTACTTAAACCGTTCCGTATCAGACAGTGAACTTCTAACCGGGGTTAGTTTTGCCTCTGCTGGGTCCGGTTTAGATGATCTAACGGTTGATTTTACTCATGCGCTTGATCTAACGGCCCAGATGAGAAACTTTGAGGAAGCTGTAAAGAGAATGGAGAGATATGCGGGTCAAGCTCAAACAAATTGGACCGTAGAAAATGCCATGTTTTTAATATCGGTCGGGTCGAATGATATGCTgattaattattttgatttaccTACTCGAGCTTTGACAAACTCTCCCTCTAGTTACTCGGATTTTCTTATTTCTAGGCTTCAATCTTTTATACAG TCAGTTTACAAGGTAGGAGCAAGAAAGTTGGCGGTGGCGGGTCTTCCGCCATTAGGGTGCTTACCAATCCAAGTAAGTGTTGGAAGCATATTTCCTAGCCTGCATTGGTTGCAACGAGTTTGTGTTGATCAACAAAATTCAGATGCTGTAGTCTACAACGAGAAGCTTCAATCCCTTGTCAATTGGTTGCAATCTCAATACCCCAACGCCAGATTTGCCTATGCCGATATTTACAATCCCCTGTTCGATATGATTACCCGCCCTCACTCTTATG GATTTCAGAGGACACTAGAAGGATGTTGTGGTACAGGAATCCTGGAATCAGGCAGTCTATGCAATACAGCGGTATTAACTTGCCCTAATCCTGCAACTTATGTTTTCTGGGATTCAATTCATCCTACACAGGCTGCACACAATCTTCTTGCCAATGCATTGACTGACAATGTGATTCCTAAGCTACTTAATTAA